Proteins encoded within one genomic window of uncultured Desulfobacter sp.:
- a CDS encoding ABC transporter substrate-binding protein, translated as MIRKLTVFLSILMLAGLFPAGVKGAGPVAGSCREITDMAGRKVKIPANITKVLATSPPPSTFVYMIAPEKLGGWFFSPAGQARKYIPEKFRHIPVLGWGRQVSNYEAYIAAHPDLVFTSYAAGADSSRVDLVQEKFGSIPVVCVDNTRDAVGYAQTLAFMGEILGVPERGRALVDYYQNVLQEVQQKVSGIAEKNKRRVYYAEKENGLATDPPGSCHSQLIEVCGGINVAQCKIASGRGMTQVTMESVLMWHPDIIITTSPEFVRHAYADETWKKVPAVQKQQIHCAPRMPFNWFDRPPGVNRIVGIPWTAHVLYPESFPENWVKTRVKTFFSLFYHYELTEAELLSLIR; from the coding sequence GTGATTCGAAAATTAACCGTTTTTCTCAGCATACTGATGCTGGCAGGCCTTTTCCCGGCAGGGGTCAAAGGTGCCGGCCCGGTTGCCGGATCATGCCGGGAGATAACGGATATGGCCGGCCGGAAAGTAAAGATACCGGCAAACATAACCAAAGTACTGGCCACCTCTCCGCCGCCGTCGACATTTGTCTACATGATTGCGCCGGAAAAGTTGGGCGGATGGTTTTTTTCCCCAGCCGGGCAGGCCCGGAAGTATATCCCTGAAAAATTTCGGCATATCCCCGTGCTGGGCTGGGGACGCCAGGTTAGCAACTATGAAGCTTATATTGCAGCACACCCCGACCTGGTGTTTACGTCATACGCGGCCGGCGCCGATTCTTCAAGGGTCGACCTGGTTCAAGAAAAGTTCGGCAGCATCCCGGTCGTCTGTGTGGACAATACGAGAGACGCGGTTGGTTATGCCCAGACCCTGGCGTTTATGGGAGAGATTCTTGGTGTGCCGGAGCGGGGCAGGGCGCTGGTCGACTACTACCAAAATGTGTTGCAGGAGGTGCAGCAAAAGGTGTCCGGCATTGCCGAAAAGAATAAAAGACGGGTCTATTATGCTGAAAAAGAAAACGGGCTGGCCACAGATCCGCCCGGTTCCTGTCATTCACAGTTGATTGAGGTGTGCGGCGGCATCAACGTTGCCCAGTGTAAAATCGCATCCGGCCGCGGCATGACCCAGGTGACCATGGAATCGGTACTGATGTGGCATCCTGATATCATCATTACCACAAGCCCCGAATTTGTCCGGCACGCCTATGCGGACGAAACATGGAAAAAGGTGCCTGCCGTCCAAAAACAGCAAATCCATTGCGCCCCAAGGATGCCCTTCAACTGGTTCGACCGTCCGCCCGGGGTCAATCGCATTGTGGGTATTCCCTGGACAGCCCATGTGCTTTATCCGGAAAGTTTCCCAGAGAACTGGGTCAAAACAAGGGTGAAGACTTTTTTCTCCCTGTTTTACCACTATGAGCTAACCGAAGCTGAATTACTCTCGCTGATAAGATAA